In Novosphingobium sp. 9U, a single genomic region encodes these proteins:
- a CDS encoding integrase core domain-containing protein, whose product LALIKTWIEDYNDYHPHSGLKMRSPREFRAAQVETS is encoded by the coding sequence ACTGGCATTGATCAAGACCTGGATCGAGGACTACAACGACTATCACCCCCACTCGGGCCTCAAGATGCGCTCACCACGCGAGTTTCGAGCGGCTCAGGTTGAAACGTCCTGA